Genomic DNA from Salinibacter pepae:
CCGTCGCATCCTCCGCAGGGGGCACGGGAAGCAGGTCTCCGTGGAGCGCACGTTCGTGCTCAACGATGGCCCGCAGCTCGCGGAGGAGGTCGTGCATCGGATGGGAGAGCGGTCGTAAAAGCTACGTGGTTTGCTCGTGGCGGGCGGCCAGTACGCGGTCGAGCAGGGCCTCGGCCACCTCGGCCTTCGGCATCCGGGGGAGGTTCTCGGTCGCGCCGTCGGGCCGAAGGAGCGTCACCCGGTTCGTGGAGGCCCCGAAGCCGGCCCCGTCCTCCGTCGGGTCGTTAACCACAACCCAGTCGAGGTTCTTCTCGTCCCGCTTGCGCCGGGCGTTGTCGAGGAGGTCGTCGGTTTCCAGCGCGAATCCCACGAGGACCTGACCGGGCTGCTTGTGCTCCCCGAGGGTTTGTAGGATATCGGGGGTGCGGCGGAGGTGCAAGACCCGGTCGTCGTCCGTCTTCTTCCGTTTGGAGGTCGACGGGTCGGCCGGGGCGTAGTCGGCCACCGCGGCGGCCATAAACACGTAGTCGGCGTCCGTGCGCCGGGCCTGCACGGCCTCGTTCATCTCCTCGGCCGTTTCTACGGGCACGACCTCCACGTCCGGCGGGGGGGAGAGGGCGGTGGGCCCCGTCACGAGCGTCACCGACGCGCCGCGCGCCGCCGCGGCTTCGGCCAGGGCGTAGCCCATCGTTCCCGTCGAGGGGTTCGTGAGGACGCGGGCCGGGTCGATGGGCTCGCGGGTGGGGCCGGCGGTCACGAGCACGTCGTGCCCGACCAGGGACGCGTCTTCGTGCGTCTCGGTCTCCGTAAGCATCTCGGCCACACGTTCCAGAATGGCCTCGGGCTCGGGCATTCGACCCTGCCCCACGAGCCCGCTCGCGAGCTCGCCGTGGGCGGCGGGCATCACCTCGTACCCGATCTCTTGAAGCCGCTCCAGGTTGTCCTGCGTCGCGGCGTGTCGGTACATGTCCCGATCCATGGCCGGACACACCAGAAGCGGGCAGCGGGCCGAAAGGGCCGTGGCCGTGAGCATCGAGTCGCAGAAGCCGTGGGCGAGCTTGGCGACCGTCTGGGCCGTGGCGGGGGCCACGACGAAGAGGTCCCCCCACTGGCCCAACGTGACGTGCTTCGTCCACGCCCCCTCCTCATTTTCCGGAAAGATGTCCGTCAACACCTCTTTCTCGGAGAGCGTCCCGAGTGTGAGCGGCGTTACGAAGCGCTCGGCGTCCGGGGTCATGAGCACCTGCACCTCGGCCCCGGCCTTCTTCAGGTGCCGCACGAGCGGCGCGGCCTTGTACGCCGCGATGCTGCCCGTGACCCCCAGCACCACACATCGTCCGGACAGGTCGAGGGGGGTGGGCATTGGGGGGAGCGGAGCAACGAAGAAGCAACAGGCCGGTCGGTGGGTCCCTTGCCCGCGAGCCCGCAGGGGGGAGGATCACCCGCCGGATTCGGGGACGGGGCGACGGCGGATCGTTCGTCTGGGAGCACGGCCCGCACGCGCAGTCCGTCCCCCCGCACGGACGCACGACTGGACGAGACGAACGGGCGGACTACTCGTCGTCGGGCTTGCGGTAGTAGATCTTGTCCTCGAGAAACTCGTCGATGGCGACCTCCGTCGGCTCGGGCTGTTTCTCGTACTCGAGGGAGACCTTCTCCTGCTCCTCCTGCATGCGGGCGTCCTCCATTTCCGGCCCGAAGCCCTCAAAGTAGGACAGCTTGTCGTCCAGCTCCGAGCGCGTATCGGAGGCCACCTGCCGCGACCGCTTTGACAGAATGGCGACGGTCTCGTAGAGGTTGCCGGTCTTTTCGGCCAGCTTGTCCAGGTCTAACGTTTCGATTGCCATGGGTAGAACGGGGCTACTTCGAAAGAAGGTGAGGGCCCGAGCGGTGGGCGCCGGTGGCGTGTGCGGCCTTGTGGGCACGTGTTCGAAGGGACGACCGTCCGGTCTCGCCCACGGGTGTACCCTGTGCCTGCCGTCACGAACTCAGAAACTGACGAATTCGGGTGAGGGTTTCCTCGACCGCGGTGTCCAGGTCATCATTCACGACCACCGCATCGCAGTCGTCGGCCCGATCCATTTCCTGCTCGACCCGGTCGAGGCGGTCCTGAAGCGACTCACGGTCCTCGGTGCCGCGTCCTTCGAGCCGGCGCCGCAGCTCGTCGAGGGACGGGGGGGCCACGAACAGTATGAGGGCGTCGTCCCCGAAAATGCGCTTGACGTTGAGGGCCCCTTTCACGTCAATGTCGAGCAGCACAGGCCCGTCGTTGGCCTGGTCTTCGACCTCCGAGCGGAGCGTCCCGTAGAACTGATCGGGGTACACCTCTTCGTACTCGAGCAGATCGCCGGCATCGATCCGGGCGCGAAATTCCTCCGGGGAGAGAAAGTGGTAGTCCACCCCGTCCGTCTCGTCGGGGCGCGGGGCCCGCGTCGTGGCCGATACGGAAAACTGCATGTCCGGCATCGCCTCCAGTACCCGATGGGCAATGGTGGTCTTGCCGGCGCCGCTCGGGGCCGTCAGTACGACGATGTTGCGGTCGGGCATCGTGCGTTGAGGGTTCAGTGTTCGGGGTCGAGGATTGGGGGCAAACCGTCTTCCGGAACGCTCAACGCCCAACCCTCAACGAATTATTCCACGTTTCGAATCTGCTCTTTAATCTTTTCGATCTCCTCCTTCATCTCCACCGCCTCCCGGGAGATGGTTTCGTCGTCGGCCTTGGCCCCGATCGTGTTCGCCTCCCGGTGGATTTCCTGGGTGATGAACTTCAGTTTGCGGCCGGACGGCTCGTCGGCGTCGAGGGCCTCCCGAAACATCTTGAGGTGGGAGTGGAGGCGGACGCACTCCTCGGTCACGTCGAGCTTATCGGCGAGGAGGGCCATTTCGGTTTCGAGGCGGTCGGCGTCGAGGTGCTCGTCGTCGAGCAGCTCCCCGAGGCGATCGCGGAGCTGGGCCTGCCGCTCCTCCACGCGGGCCGGGGCCCGTGCCTCGATCGCGTCGAGGTGCTCGTCGATGGCGCGGGTGCGCCGTTCCAGGTCGTCGCGCAGCGCGTCGCCCTCCTCGCGGCGCATCGCCTGCAGGTCGTCGATGGCGGCGTCGAGGGCCTGCGTCACGGCCGGCCATGCGCGCTGAATTTTGGCCGCCTCCCGCTCCTCCTCCCCCGCAAAGATGTCCTCAAACTCCAGCAGGTGATCGATCCGAATCGGCGCCTCGATCTGTGCGGCCGCGGCGAGCTGTTCCAGGCGCCGCTTGTGGTGCATCGCCGCGTCGGCGTCCACGTCGACCGGCAGGGGGTCCGCACCCTTGAGCTCGGCGGAAACGTTGACGTCGAATTGGCCCCGCTCGAAGGCCTCCTTCATCTGCATCCGCACGTCCGACTCCGCCTCGGGGAGCGGGTCCGGGAGGTGGACGAAGACGTTGAGGTGGCGCTTGTTCGTCGACTGGATTTCTACGGTCGCCGAGGCGTCCTCGGTGCTGGCGTGGCCGCGCCCGAAGCCCGTCATGCTACGAATCATAAGGGGGAGGCGGAAGAACGAGGGGGAGCGCGAATAAGGGGCCCATTTTCGAAATCCCGCCTTCCGGGCGGAAGACGGGGACTGGGCGTGCGGGACGGAACGGGCCGCGGGACAGACGGCGGAGGGGGAGGGATTCGAACCCTCGGTACCGTAAAACGGCACACTCGCTTTCCAGGCGAGCACCTTCGACCACTCGGTCACCCCTCCAAAAATATTGGGACGGGAGCGAGGAGGGCGACGATGTCGCCCCTCAGTCCTCCCGCGCGTCGCGTCAGACGTCCATAATCTGTTCGGTTTTCTGCTCCAAGAGCCCCTCCACCGTTTCGGTGTGGGCGTCGGTGATGTCCTGAAGGTCTTCCTCGGCGCCGTAACGGACATCTTCGGAGAAGTTCTCCGCCTCGACGACATTCTGGATCTCGTTCTTGGCGTCGCGCCGGATGTTGCGGATCGAAATCTTCGTTTCTTCGGCCCGCTCGCGGCTGGTCTCCACGAGCTCCTTGCGCCGCTCTTCGGAGAGGGGCGGGATCGGAATGCGAATCTTTTCGCCGTCGTTGTTCGGGTTCAGGCCCAGGTCGGCCTTCATGATGCCCCGCTCGATGTTTTCGATGGCGCTGCGGTCGAACGGCTGCACGACGATGAGGTCGGGCTGCGGCGCGCTCACGCTGGCGACCTGCTCCAGGGGGGTCTGGGAGCCGTAGTATTCGACCGTCACGTTTTCGAGCATGGCCGGGGAGGCCCGTCCGGCGCGAATCGTGCGCAGCTCCGAACGCATGTACGAGACCGACTCCTCCATCTCTTCGTCGGCCTCGTCCAGAATGTCCTGAATGGGGTCGTCGGGCATGGGCGACAGGGCGGTTGGTGAGCGAGAGAATGGGGGCGGGAGGGGCGTCAGGCCGGCACCCGTTCGGTGGACGCCCTGGCCTCGTCCCAATGCACGTGGGTGCCCACGGTTTCTCCTTCGAGGAGGCGCCGCAGGTTGTTCGACGTGCCCATGTTGAACACGACGATGGGCATCTTCGACTCCTGGCAGAGCGTGAGGGCGGTCATGTCCATGACGCGCAGGTCGCGATCGATGACTTCCTGTCCGTGGATCTGTTTGAAGCGCTCGGCGGAGGCGTCCTCCTCGGGGTCTGCGGTGAAGATGCCGTCCACGCGGGTGCCTTTCAGGATCACGTCGGCGTCGATCTCCAGCCCCCGGAGGGCGGCGGCGGTGTCGGTCGTGAAGTACGGGTTGCCGGTGCCGGCCCCAAAGATGACGACCCGCCCCTTTTCGAGGTGCCGGATGGCGCGGCGGCGGATAAACGGTTCGGCGATCTCCTCCATCTTGATGCTCGACTGCAGGCGTGTGACGAGATCGACCTGCTCGAAGGCATCCTGGAGCGCCATGCCGTTGATCATGGTGGCCAGCATGCCCATGTAGTCCGCATGAGCCCGTGTCATGCCCTCCATGGCGTGCTCCACCCCCCGAAAGATGTTGCCGCCCCCAATGACGACGGCCACCTCGGCCCCGGCCTCGACGGCGGTCTTGACCTCGTTCGCGTAGGTGCGGAGAACGGCCTCGTCGATCCCAAACTCCCGGTCCCCCAACAGGGCCTGGCCACTGAGCTTCAGCAGCACACGCTGGTGGTCGAGGGATGAAGTGGATTCGTCGTCGGGGGAAGCGCTCATAAGGGAGGCACCGTCAGGTGCGTGTTCGGGTTCGCTGTGCGGGCGTCGGACGACTCCCCGCTGGGGAAGGGGAACAGGGCCGAGACGGCTTGGGAAGACGAGAGGAATTGCATAGCGGTCCGGTGCGGGCGCGAACCGATTGCGGCCCGACGCGGGGCCGACGAGAGGCGACACGCCCGCATCGTCAGTCGCCGAGGGCGTAGCGCGTGAACCGTGCCACCGACAGGCCGGCGTCGTCGAGCATGTCTTTTACCGACACCGACGAGTCCTTCACGAAGGCCTGCTCCATCAATACGTGGTCCTCGAAGAACCGCTCGAGCTTCCCCTCCACAATGTTGTCGATCACGTGCTCGGGCTTGCCCTCGTTGACGGCGGCCTCGCGGGCCACTTCGCGCTCTTCCGCCTTCACCTCGTCGGGCACCTCGTCCCGGGTGACGGCGATCGGTTCGAGGGCGGCGACCTGCATGGCGACGTCGCGGCCGGTCTCCTCCGCCTCGCCGTCGCCGTGCACCTCCACGAGCACGCCGAGCTTCGAGCCGGGGTGGACGTACGAGATGATCTGGCCCTCTTCACTCTCGAGCACGTCGAAGCGGCGAATCGTGAGCTTCTCGCCGATGCGGCCGGTAAGGGCCACCAGCTCTTCTTCGATCGTCACGTCGTCCTCGTAGGGAAGGCTCTCCAGCGCCTCCAGGTCGTCGGGGGTCTCTTCGAGCACCCGCTCCGCCGCCGTGTCGGCGAACGACTGGAAGTCCTCGTTGCGGGCGACGAAGTCGGTTTCGCAGTTGATCTCGACGATGGCGCCGGCGTGGCCGTCGTCGGACACGGCCGTCACGACGAGGCCCTCGTCGGCCTCCACGGCGGCACGGTCGTCCGCCACCTCCTGGCCCTTCTTGCGGAGCAGGCTGACGGCCTCGTCGAAGTCGCCGTCGGTCTCCTGCAGGGCCTCTTTGCAGTCCATCATGCCGACGCCGGTGGCGTCGCGCAACTCTTTTACCTGTTTGGCAGAAACGCTCATGTCTCGTCGGTTGGGGAGGGATCGGGTGAAATGGGCAGCGCGGGGAAGATGGAGGGGGATGCGGGCCCTACGCGGCCGCCTTTTTCTTCTCTTCCTTCTTCATGCGGCGCTCCTGCAGGCCTTCCTGGACGGCGTCCGTGAGGGTCGACGTCACCAGCTCGATCGAGCTCAGCGCGTCGTCGTTCACCGGAATCGGGTAGTCGATGTTCTTCGGGTTTCCGTTGGTGTCGACCATCGCGATGATCGGAATGCCGAGGTTGTTGGCCTCGCTCACCGCAATGTCTTCCCGCTGCACGTCGACGATGTAAATGGCGCTGGGCAGGTTGGCCATGTCGCGGATGCCGCCGAGCGTCTCCTCCAGCTTCTCGTGCTCGCGGAGCCGCATCAGCTTCTCCTTCTTCTTGAGCTTGTCGAGCGTGCCGTCCCGGTCCATCCGCTCGATCTCTTCCATGCGGCGGATCGACTTCCGGATCGTCTGGAAGTTGGTCATGGTGCCGCCAAGCCAGCGGTCGACCATGTGCGGCATGCCGCACTCCTCGGCGTGCTCGCGGACGATGTCCTCGGCCTGCTTCTTGGTGCCGGCGAAGAGAATCTTCTTGCCGCGCCGTGCAAACCGCCTGGCCGCCTCGGCCGCCTCGTCCAGGAGAACCTGGCTTTGCATCAGGTCGATGATGTGGATGTTGTTCCGCTCCATGAAGATGTACTTCTCCATGCGCGGATTCCACCGGCTCGTCAGGTGGCCGAAGTGGGCCCCGGCCTTCAGAAGCTCCTCGATGGTTGCGCGATGAGAGGTTTCCTCCTCCGAGGCCGCCTCCGACGCGTCGTCCCCATCGTCCGTGTCTTGGGGCGCGGCGTCAGGGGCGTCTTCGTCAGGGGCGTCTTCGTCAGGGGCGTTCTCGTCGGGCGCGTCTGCATCGGCGTCCGCAGCGGCTGCCTCGTTCGTGGAGTCCGAAGCGGGGGCGTCCGGAGTTTGAGGGGCGTCTTCGTCGGGGGCGTCTTCGTCCTGAACGTCAGGGGTGTCCGTAGTCGTCTCGTCAGCCATAGTAGAATCTACAAATGCGTGGGAGATTGGGTTTGCACTACTACGACCGTCGCCTGCGCAGCGAAACCACGGTTTGGGGGATGGGGCGTGGGAGTAGAACGGCGCAGGATCTCCTGCGCGCCGCTCCCACGCACCTGTGCTTTCAAACCCAGGGCGCGGTCAACCCACTGTCGCATCGGGCCGTATGGTTGATTGGTGCAGCGTTGAACGGCGGGGGCCGGGCGCTGAACGAATCCCGTTCGGGGCGCGGCGCCGCGCCATTCGCGACTGTCTAACGCTTGCTGTACTGGCTCTTCTTCCGGGCGCCGGGCTGGCCGTACTTCTTGCGCTCGACCATCCGGTCGTCGCGGGTCAGGTAGCCGGCGTCGCGGAGGGGCGCGCGCAGCTCCTCGTCGTACTCAACGAGGGCGCGGGCAATGCCAAGCCGAATGGCCTCGGCCTGCCCGGTGAGGCCGCCGCCGGAGGCGTTGACCTTCACGTTGAACTGACCAATCGTGTCGGTCGCGTCGAAAGGCTGGTCGAGGGTGCGGCGGCGCCAGGCAACCGGAAAGTAGTCCTCGGCGTCTCGCTCGTTGACGACGAAACTGGAGCCGTCGCCCGGGCGCAGATACACACGCGCCGTGGAGGTCTTACGGCGCCCAATGGCCTGGTATTGGGTCATCTTGGGCATAGGAACGGAATCGGGATTTCGGAAAAGTGCGTCGGCAAAAGGGCAGGCGAACCGCTACGCGTTCTCAAGCGGCTCGGGCTGCTGGGCCTCGTGGGGGTGGTCCGGGCCGGCGTAGACCTGCAGCTTTTTGAACGTGTCCCGCCCGAGGGGCCCGGTGGGCAGCATGCCCTCCACGGCCTCCTCAATGATGTATGTGGGCTTGTCTGCGCGCATCTCTTCGGGGGAGTGGGAGTGATCGCCGCCCGGGTACCCGCTGTACTCGTGGTATTCCTTCTGCTGCTCCTTCCTGCCTGTGAACCGGGCCTTGTCCGCATTCACCACGATCACGTGGTCGCCCGTGTCCACGTGTGGCGTGAAGGTCGGCTTGTGCTTGCCGCGGAGCACGCGAGCAATTTGGGAGGCAAGGCGGCCCACGACCCGGTTCGTGGCGTCCACGACGTACCAGTCGCGCTCCACCTCGTCCGGCTTGGCGTTAAAGGTCTTGAAGCTTTGCGTGTCCATCGGTCGGAATCCGTCGGTTGGCACAGGTCCGGAGGACGAGGCGGATGCACGAAGTGGTGCAACACCACGAGAATGCCCCGCAAGCACCGCAGGGCCGAGAAGCCCGCCGGGGGCGGAGGCATCGGCAGCGTGCGAGATGCTCTTCGGCGCCGCGTCCCCACATCAAAAGATTTATTGCAGTCACTGTCGCACGGATGAGGGCGGACCAGGTTTTCGCGCCCCGAAGGGATTCCTGTAATCTTGACGGAGGTGGGGGCGGAAAGAGGGGGGCGAACCGGGAGAGGCCCCGCCGAAGGTCGGGGCGAGGAGGAACTCTGACCGGGGGGGATCATTCCAATTGGGCTTCATAGCGTTGACTGAATGGTCCCGCTCGGTCGCATGTTGACCATCGACATCACGTCCCTTTCGACGGGCATCCACCATGTGGAGTTCGCCCCTTCGGCGAGCCAGGCCGACCTGGACCCCACCACGTTCAGCGACGTGCAGGTCGACGCGGAGCTGCAGTACCACCGCGACCGCATTCTGGTGAAGATGCACGCGACGGCCACGGCCGAGCTGACGTGCGATCGTACCCTTCAGCCTTACGACGAGGCCCTGGAGGGCCAGTACAACGTGCTCTTCGGGCCGCCGTCTATGGTGGGGCAGGAGGGGGACGAGTTTGAGGAGGTGCGGCCGCTCGACGCCTCCGACCGGGAGATCGACCTCACGGACATGGTCCGCGACACGCTGCTCCTCGCCATTCCGCAGCGTCGCATTGCCCCGGGGGCCGAAGACGAGCCCATTGAACGAGAGTTCGGGGGCACGGACGACGCCAACGAGGACGACAGTGCCCCCGTTGACCCACGCTGGAGTGCCCTGGAGGAGCTGAAAGACGATGAGTAGCGCCGTGCTCCCTCGTCAGGCCAGCCCCACCGGTATAAATTCTACGCGAAATGAGGCCCGGCTTCTGAACACCGACGGGGATCCTTCCATCATACGGGAGCCTTTGCCCGAGGTGCTTGGCGGACTTCCGCCACGAATTCGACGTTCATTGTCCCGACGACCCTGAGTCATGGCTGTCCCGAAACGACGACATTCGAAGTCGCGCACCCGAAAGCGCCGCTCGACCTATTACAATGAGCTGGAGCCCCCCCAGCTCATGGAGTGCAACAACTGCGGCAACCCGAAGGTGATGCACCGGGCGTGCAAGCACTGCGGCCACTACCGCGGCCGTCAGGTTATCGAGCCGTCCGACGAACTGATCGCGTAGGGGGCGGAACGGGCAGTCGCCCGGCACCCCCACCGATGCGGCCCGTATTCGGGGCCGGCTTCTCCCATGCGTCGCGCGTCCCGCCCGGGGGGGGCTGCTTTTTTGTCGGGTCTTCGTTCCGAACACGGAGGCGCGTCCGGCGATTGTCTCTGCGTACGCCTATGTTTGCGCCGGAGTGGCGCCGCACTTCTGAGGGGAACAGTGCCCTCTCTTCCGGCGAGGCGACAGGCGTTTCCCCGGCACGCATGTTCTGGCAGACACACGGACGGTTCGTATGGCAGCATCGCGTATCGCAGTGGACGCAATGGGGGGCGACAACGCCCCGGAAGCAGTCGTGGAGGGGGCCATTCAGGCCCTCCACCAGACGCAGGGCGAGCTGTCGGTGCTCCTCGTGGGCCCCGAAGAGCGGCTCCACGGCCTTCTGGCGTCGCGCCCGGAGGCTCCTGAGGAGCGGCTCCGCATTGTCGATGCCCCCGAGGCAATTGGCATGGGGGAGACGCCGTCGACCGCCGTCAAGCAGAAGCCCAATTCGTCCATCCACCAGGGCCTCGCGGCGCATCACGACGACCACGCCGACGCCTTCGTGAGCGCCGGCAACACGGGCGCCATCATGGCGGCGTCCATGTTCATCCTGCAGCGCATCCCGGGCGTGGAGCGCCCGTCGATTGCCGGATTCTTTCCGACCCTGAAGGGGGCCTCCGTGGTCCTCGACATCGGGAGCAACGTCGACTGCAAGCCGGCCCATCTCCTCCAGTTTGCCCGCATGGGCACCGTCTACGCGCGGCAGGTCCTCAAGACCGACCCGCCGTCGGTCGGGCTGCTCAACATCGGCGAAGAGCCGGGCAAGGGCAACGAGCAAGTCAAGGCGGCCCACGAATTGCTCCGGGACGCCGACGATGTGCACTTCGTCGGCAACGTAGAGGGGGGCGACCTGCTTTTTTACGCCGCCGACATCATTATCTGTGACGGGTTTGTCGGCAACGCCCTCCTCAAGTTTGGGGAAAGCATGTCGACGGTCCTGTCGGACATGTGTCAGCAGGAGATGGAGCGCCAGGGCCTCGCCCCCGACGAACAGAAGCTCGTGGCGGGGGTGCTCGACGAGGTGCGCGAGGGGTTCGATCCGGAAGCCTTGGGCGGAGCGCCGCTCCTCGGGGTCAACGGAAATGTGCTCGTGGGGCACGGGCGCTCCACGGCGGACGTGATTGCCCAGATGATTCACTCGGCCCGCACCATCGCCACCGAGAACGTCGCCCACGCCCTGGAAGAAGCGTTCCAGTCCTCCTCCGCATAGTGCCCGGGCGGGTCCCGTCTTCTTCGCACTGTCCGCTTGTCCCATGCCTTCCCTCTCGTCCGCTTCCCCGCAGGCCGCCATCACGTCTGTCGGCCACTACCTTCCCGAGACGCGGCTCACCAACGGCGACCTGGAGGAAATGGTGGAGACCAGCGACGAGTGGATCCGCACGCGGACCGGCATCCAGGAGCGACGCATCCTCGGCGACGACGGCAAGGCAACGGCCTTCATGGCGACGGCGGCCGCCCAGGAGGCCCTCGACAGCCGCGGCATCGATCCGGACGCGGTGGACCTGATCGTCGTCGCCACGGTGACGCCCGACATGTTTTTTCCGTCCACGGCCTGCCTCGTGCAGGACAACCTCGGGGCGTCCAAGGCGTGGGGCTTTGACCTGTCGGCGGCGTGCAGTGGCTTTATCTACGCCCTTACGACCGGGGCCCAGTTCATCGAGACGGGCCAGGCCGAGACGGTGCTCGTGATCGGGGCCGACAAGATGAGCTCGATCGTCGACTACACGGACCGCACCACCTGCATCCTCTTTGGGGACGCGGCGGGGGCGGTGGTGCTGGAGGCCGACGAGGAGGCGGGGCTCCACGACGCGGTCCACCACGTCGACGGGGAGCACAGCGAACTGCTTCGCATGCGAGGGGGCGGCAGCCTCAACCCGCCGACCCACGAGACCGTCGACGCGCACATGCACTACCTCCAACAGGAGGGACGGCAGGTCTTCAAGCTCGCCGTGAACCGGATGGCGAACGTATGCAGGGAGGTGCTGGACCGCAATGGCCTCGACGCGGCGGGGGTGGACTACCTCGTGCCACACCAGGCCAACCAGCGCATCATCGACGCGACCGCGAAGCAGCTCGGGCTCTCCTCCGAGCAGGTCATGGTGAACATCGACCGCTACGGCAACACCACCGCCGCGACGATTCCGCTGTGCCTGTACGACTGGGAGGACGAGCTGGAGCGGGGGGACGACCTCATCGTGACGGCCTTCGGCGGCGGCTTGACCTGGGGCGCCGGCCACCTCACCTGGGCCTACGGTTGACGGTGAGGCAGGGGGCGTCGGCCGTTCGCGCCCCCTTCAATCCCGAACGCGACTCTCGAACCTTGCGCTTCAACAGTGACATGGCGACTGCATTTCTGTTTCCCGGACAGGGCTCGCAGGCCGTGGGGATGGGGCACGAGCTCTACGAACAGCACGACGAAGCCCGCGCCTGCTTCGAGGCGGCCAACGACCTCCTCGACGTTGACCTCCTCTCGTTGATGTTTGGGCTGGGGGCGGACGGGGACGAGGCGGAAGAGCAACTCAAGCAGACGGAGATCACGCAGCCGGCCCTTTACACGCACAGCCTGGCGGCCATGGCGGTGCTCGAGGCGCACGGCCCGGCGCCCGACATGGTGGCGGGGCACAGCCTTGGGGAGTACAGCGCGCTGGCGGCCGCGGGCGCCCTCTCGTTCGAGGACGGCCTGCGCGTGGTGCGCCGGCGCGGGGAGCTCATGGGCGAGGCCGGCGAGCGGCGCCCGGGCCGCATGGCGGCCGTGCTGGGGGCCGATACGGCCCACGTCGAAGAGGTGTGCGACGACGTCTCCGCGAATGGGGACGGGGTGGTGCGGCCCGCGAACTACAACGCCCCGGGCCAGATTGTCATTTCCGGCGACGTGGGGGCGGTGGAGCAGGCGACGGAGGCGGTGGAGGGGCGCGCCATGCCGCTGTCGGTCAGCGGGGCCTTCCACTCGCCCCTCATGGAGTACGCCCGCGATGGGCTCGCGGAGGTGCTCGACGCGGTCCCCGTCGAGGCGCCCCGCTGCCCCGTGT
This window encodes:
- the coaBC gene encoding bifunctional phosphopantothenoylcysteine decarboxylase/phosphopantothenate--cysteine ligase CoaBC, which encodes MPTPLDLSGRCVVLGVTGSIAAYKAAPLVRHLKKAGAEVQVLMTPDAERFVTPLTLGTLSEKEVLTDIFPENEEGAWTKHVTLGQWGDLFVVAPATAQTVAKLAHGFCDSMLTATALSARCPLLVCPAMDRDMYRHAATQDNLERLQEIGYEVMPAAHGELASGLVGQGRMPEPEAILERVAEMLTETETHEDASLVGHDVLVTAGPTREPIDPARVLTNPSTGTMGYALAEAAAARGASVTLVTGPTALSPPPDVEVVPVETAEEMNEAVQARRTDADYVFMAAAVADYAPADPSTSKRKKTDDDRVLHLRRTPDILQTLGEHKQPGQVLVGFALETDDLLDNARRKRDEKNLDWVVVNDPTEDGAGFGASTNRVTLLRPDGATENLPRMPKAEVAEALLDRVLAARHEQTT
- a CDS encoding DNA-directed RNA polymerase subunit omega, translated to MAIETLDLDKLAEKTGNLYETVAILSKRSRQVASDTRSELDDKLSYFEGFGPEMEDARMQEEQEKVSLEYEKQPEPTEVAIDEFLEDKIYYRKPDDE
- the gmk gene encoding guanylate kinase, translated to MPDRNIVVLTAPSGAGKTTIAHRVLEAMPDMQFSVSATTRAPRPDETDGVDYHFLSPEEFRARIDAGDLLEYEEVYPDQFYGTLRSEVEDQANDGPVLLDIDVKGALNVKRIFGDDALILFVAPPSLDELRRRLEGRGTEDRESLQDRLDRVEQEMDRADDCDAVVVNDDLDTAVEETLTRIRQFLSS
- a CDS encoding YicC/YloC family endoribonuclease; its protein translation is MIRSMTGFGRGHASTEDASATVEIQSTNKRHLNVFVHLPDPLPEAESDVRMQMKEAFERGQFDVNVSAELKGADPLPVDVDADAAMHHKRRLEQLAAAAQIEAPIRIDHLLEFEDIFAGEEEREAAKIQRAWPAVTQALDAAIDDLQAMRREEGDALRDDLERRTRAIDEHLDAIEARAPARVEERQAQLRDRLGELLDDEHLDADRLETEMALLADKLDVTEECVRLHSHLKMFREALDADEPSGRKLKFITQEIHREANTIGAKADDETISREAVEMKEEIEKIKEQIRNVE
- the frr gene encoding ribosome recycling factor; its protein translation is MPDDPIQDILDEADEEMEESVSYMRSELRTIRAGRASPAMLENVTVEYYGSQTPLEQVASVSAPQPDLIVVQPFDRSAIENIERGIMKADLGLNPNNDGEKIRIPIPPLSEERRKELVETSRERAEETKISIRNIRRDAKNEIQNVVEAENFSEDVRYGAEEDLQDITDAHTETVEGLLEQKTEQIMDV
- the pyrH gene encoding UMP kinase, coding for MSASPDDESTSSLDHQRVLLKLSGQALLGDREFGIDEAVLRTYANEVKTAVEAGAEVAVVIGGGNIFRGVEHAMEGMTRAHADYMGMLATMINGMALQDAFEQVDLVTRLQSSIKMEEIAEPFIRRRAIRHLEKGRVVIFGAGTGNPYFTTDTAAALRGLEIDADVILKGTRVDGIFTADPEEDASAERFKQIHGQEVIDRDLRVMDMTALTLCQESKMPIVVFNMGTSNNLRRLLEGETVGTHVHWDEARASTERVPA
- the tsf gene encoding translation elongation factor Ts translates to MSVSAKQVKELRDATGVGMMDCKEALQETDGDFDEAVSLLRKKGQEVADDRAAVEADEGLVVTAVSDDGHAGAIVEINCETDFVARNEDFQSFADTAAERVLEETPDDLEALESLPYEDDVTIEEELVALTGRIGEKLTIRRFDVLESEEGQIISYVHPGSKLGVLVEVHGDGEAEETGRDVAMQVAALEPIAVTRDEVPDEVKAEEREVAREAAVNEGKPEHVIDNIVEGKLERFFEDHVLMEQAFVKDSSVSVKDMLDDAGLSVARFTRYALGD
- the rpsB gene encoding 30S ribosomal protein S2; amino-acid sequence: MADETTTDTPDVQDEDAPDEDAPQTPDAPASDSTNEAAAADADADAPDENAPDEDAPDEDAPDAAPQDTDDGDDASEAASEEETSHRATIEELLKAGAHFGHLTSRWNPRMEKYIFMERNNIHIIDLMQSQVLLDEAAEAARRFARRGKKILFAGTKKQAEDIVREHAEECGMPHMVDRWLGGTMTNFQTIRKSIRRMEEIERMDRDGTLDKLKKKEKLMRLREHEKLEETLGGIRDMANLPSAIYIVDVQREDIAVSEANNLGIPIIAMVDTNGNPKNIDYPIPVNDDALSSIELVTSTLTDAVQEGLQERRMKKEEKKKAAA
- the rpsI gene encoding 30S ribosomal protein S9, coding for MPKMTQYQAIGRRKTSTARVYLRPGDGSSFVVNERDAEDYFPVAWRRRTLDQPFDATDTIGQFNVKVNASGGGLTGQAEAIRLGIARALVEYDEELRAPLRDAGYLTRDDRMVERKKYGQPGARKKSQYSKR
- the rplM gene encoding 50S ribosomal protein L13, encoding MDTQSFKTFNAKPDEVERDWYVVDATNRVVGRLASQIARVLRGKHKPTFTPHVDTGDHVIVVNADKARFTGRKEQQKEYHEYSGYPGGDHSHSPEEMRADKPTYIIEEAVEGMLPTGPLGRDTFKKLQVYAGPDHPHEAQQPEPLENA
- a CDS encoding YceD family protein, whose amino-acid sequence is MLTIDITSLSTGIHHVEFAPSASQADLDPTTFSDVQVDAELQYHRDRILVKMHATATAELTCDRTLQPYDEALEGQYNVLFGPPSMVGQEGDEFEEVRPLDASDREIDLTDMVRDTLLLAIPQRRIAPGAEDEPIEREFGGTDDANEDDSAPVDPRWSALEELKDDE